Below is a genomic region from Spirochaetota bacterium.
ACTCACCAGTCCGCCACTCGCCGCCCACTGTATTGCTACAGCTGCGCTGCCGTTCGACTTGCATGCTTAAGACGCACTGCCAATGTTAACTCTGAGCCAGGATCAAACCCTCCATACACCATATATCTCTGTGTATCGATAGGTTTAATTCTGAAAAAAGGAATTTTTACCTACTCTACATATTTCAAAGAGCTTCTGGTAAAATCGAATTTAATTTTTATTTTTTTTTTGTCAAGAATTTTTTAAAAAAAACTAAAAAAATTTTTAATAAAATAAAAAAATAAGTTTATATCTTAACTATATATAATATGAAAGATATTTAAAAAATAACTTAATTTTTATATAACATATTAAATTTATAAAAAGAAAATATCAAATTTAAATAATTTTTTTATATTTTTTAATATATATATTTAATAATATATAAGTTAAGATTAAATAATTTATTCATAATTTTTTTTAATTAAAACTTGAATAATAAATATTATATAAAACTTTTTTAGCATAAAAATTCATTTATAATTAAAAATTAAAAAATCAACTTTTGTAAATTTATATTACAAAATTTTAGTACATTGCAATTTCAACATAAGTATTAAAAAACAATTATTAATTAAAGAATCCACTTTTTAATAAATACATAAATTCTTTTAAACTTGCAAATATCGAACACTTTATATGGTAATTAAAATAATATCTTATAAATTTTATAAAAATAAAAAATAATTTATTTAAATTGAAAGTTATTTAAATGTTAAAAACTTAAATTAATTAACTTAATTCTATAACTTAATATTCTATTTAGTTATAGTAATAAGAATCATAGCACCTCTTCTATAAATAATAAATCTAAATTTTTTATTATCTTTAACTTTTTCTAATGTAGAATAAAAATCATCTACATTTTTTATTTCAAAGTCATTTATTTGCATTATTACATCACCTTCAATAATACCTGCTCTATCTGCTAATGAATCCCTTTTCACCTGAATAACAACAACTCCTTTGTCAATACCATAAATATTATATTTCTGTTTAATTTGATCATTTAATGAAGATATTTGAACCCCAAGCCAATTTGATTCTAAAACACCTTGAGTTATTTCAGATGGCCTTTTACCAAGTATTACTTTAATATTCATTTCCTGTTTTTTGTCATTTTCTATTCTAATAATCTTTAAGATAACCTCTTTCCCAGCAGGCATCATCATCACTTTATTTCTTAAATCTGCCATATCTTTTATTTTTTGGCCATTTAACTCAATTATTAAATCTCCTGGTTTTATTCCTGCTTTTTCAGCAGGTGAATTTTTGTCTACATAAACAACAATTGCACCAGATAAATCCTTAACATCATAATATTTAAGTTTATCATTTGTCATAGGTTGCAAGCTAATTCCTAAATAACCTCTCTCTATAGGTTTATTTTTTATAAGATTTTCTATAATTGGTTTAACCATATTTATTGGAATAGCAAGTCCTATACCTGCAAACTGTTGAGTATTAGACAATATTGCATCATTAATTCCTATAACTTCACCATTCAAATTAATAAGAGGGCCTCCAGAATTTCCTGGATTTATTGCTGCATCTATTTGAATAAAATTTTCAAGATTATTAATTCCAATATTATATCTTCCTTTTGCCGAAATAATCCCTTGAGTTACAGTTCCATCAAGACCAAAAGGATTGCCTATTGCTATTATTATATCACCTACTTCAATTTTATCTGAATCTCCAAATTTTAATATCGGGAGAACTTTCTTACCAGGATTTATCTTTAACATAGCAACATCAATAGAAGGATCTCTTCCAAGAACTTCTCCTTTATACTCACTTCCATCCATTAATATTACTTTAACTTCTTTTGCATCACTTATAACATGATTATTAGTTAATATATAACCATCTTTTGAAATTATAAAGCCTGACCCATAAACCTCTACATCCCTCTTACCTTCAGGATAATCAGGGAAAAAAGGAAATGGAAAGGGATATGATGGAATTTGTTGTTCAACTATACTTGTAATATGAACAACAGCTGGTAAACTATCTTTAACTATTTTCCTTAACCTTTCTTGTAAGGCAAGTGATATAGCAAGATCATTACCTGTTTCAACTGGTAAATTGTTTGGATTATTTTGATTTTCATTATTTTTATCTTGAGCTAGTATACTTTCTTTTGTAGAACTTATCCTTGAATCTTTTTTATCACAAGAGTTTATAATAAAAAGAGAAGTAGTAATAGATAGTGTTAATATAATAAATAACAGTAAATATCTCAAAAAAGGAATAAGTTTAATCTTTAACTTCATATAAACTCCTTATTATTGAATAAATTAAAACTTTAATTTAGTATTTTTCCAATATAAATTTTAAAAAAATTAAAATTTAAAAAGTAATAAACAAAAAAAGTATATGAAAAATAATTAATAATATTTATATACAAATAATATTTTATATAAAAAAATATATTAAATTAATATTAAAAAGTAAAGTTAAAAAATGTTAATAATTGTTTTGAACTTTTTTATTTAAAGAATTTATAAAAATTTATTGACTTTTTTTTTATTTAATGTATATAAGTTTGTCGTAAGGCATTATGCCCCATTCGTCTAGTGGTT
It encodes:
- a CDS encoding Do family serine endopeptidase: MKLKIKLIPFLRYLLLFIILTLSITTSLFIINSCDKKDSRISSTKESILAQDKNNENQNNPNNLPVETGNDLAISLALQERLRKIVKDSLPAVVHITSIVEQQIPSYPFPFPFFPDYPEGKRDVEVYGSGFIISKDGYILTNNHVISDAKEVKVILMDGSEYKGEVLGRDPSIDVAMLKINPGKKVLPILKFGDSDKIEVGDIIIAIGNPFGLDGTVTQGIISAKGRYNIGINNLENFIQIDAAINPGNSGGPLINLNGEVIGINDAILSNTQQFAGIGLAIPINMVKPIIENLIKNKPIERGYLGISLQPMTNDKLKYYDVKDLSGAIVVYVDKNSPAEKAGIKPGDLIIELNGQKIKDMADLRNKVMMMPAGKEVILKIIRIENDKKQEMNIKVILGKRPSEITQGVLESNWLGVQISSLNDQIKQKYNIYGIDKGVVVIQVKRDSLADRAGIIEGDVIMQINDFEIKNVDDFYSTLEKVKDNKKFRFIIYRRGAMILITITK